The Elaeis guineensis isolate ETL-2024a chromosome 13, EG11, whole genome shotgun sequence genome includes a region encoding these proteins:
- the LOC105056778 gene encoding peroxidase 17: MEIGMNAFPPHKTPLVGSCLCYLQHKSNMSDLLSFLLLSLFFAPKLAVAATELRHGYYSETCPEAESIVRTVIHQAMIREPRSAASVMRLQFHDCFVNGCDGSVLLDDTPTMLGEKLALSNINSLRDFEVIDEVKEALEQRCPGVVSCADIIIMAARDAVVLSGGPSWEVKLGRKDSLTASQDDSNNIMPSPRANATSLIELFYQFNLSIIDLVALSGSHSIGEARCFSIVFRLYNQSGTGRPDPNMNPEYRKKLDELCPKGGDENVTGGLDATPVVFDNQYYKDLVQMKGFLNSDQTLYCGDARTRKVVKKFSKDQGAFFSAFIKGMVRMGDLPSDKRGEIRKNCRVVNDHPFHTTL, encoded by the exons ATGGAAATTGGAATGAACGCCTTTCCACCACACAAAACACCCTTAGTCGGCTCCTGTCTCTGTTACCTCCAGCACAAATCCAACATGTCTGatcttctctcctttctccttctctccctcttctttgcACCAAAGTTAGCCGTTGCTGCCACTGAACTAAGGCATGGGTACTACTCAGAGACGTGTCCTGAGGCCGAGTCAATCGTGCGGACGGTGATCCACCAAGCCATGATCCGAGAGCCCAGGAGCGCCGCCTCCGTCATGAGGCTTCAGTTCCACGACTGCTTTGTGAAT GGATGTGATGGGTCTGTGTTATTGGATGACACACCCACCATGCTGGGGGAGAAGCTGGCCTTGTCCAACATCAACTCGCTCCGGGATTTTGAGGTGATCGACGAGGTCAAGGAGGCGTTGGAGCAGCGATGCCCGGGGGTCGTCTCGTGCGCCGATATCATCATCATGGCCGCAAGAGATGCAGTTGTACTG AGTGGAGGGCCCAGCTGGGAAGTGAAACTAGGCAGAAAGGATAGCTTAACAGCCAGCCAAGATGACTCCAACAATATCATGCCAAGTCCTAGAGCCAACGCAACCTCCCTCATTGAACTCTTCTACCAATTCAATCTAAGCATCATTGATTTGGTTGCCCTCTCAGGTTCTCACTCCATCGGCGAAGCTAGATGCTTCTCCATAGTCTTCCGTCTCTACAATCAATCTGGAACCGGCCGGCCTGATCCAAACATGAACCCTGAGTATCGAAAGAAGCTGGATGAATTGTGTCCAAAAGGTGGGGATGAGAATGTGACCGGCGGGCTCGACGCAACCCCGGTCGTGTTTGATAACCAGTACTACAAGGACTTGGTTCAGATGAAGGGATTCCTCAACTCTGATCAAACTTTGTATTGTGGAGATGCTAGGACTAGAAAGGTGGTTAAAAAGTTCAGCAAGGATCAGGGAGCATTCTTCTCAGCCTTCATCAAAGGAATGGTTAGGATGGGTGACTTGCCATCAGATAAGAGAGGGGAGATCAGGAAGAATTGTCGAGTGGTGAACGACCATCCATTCCATACAACCTTGTAG